The genomic segment TAAAACCGCAAAATTCCGAGCCCCGATTAATCACAACGATATTGCAATATTTTCGATAATCATTTTTAGATATCGATAtcgaaattattgaaaaaatacccacgatatcgatatcgtatCGAATTATCGATATCGTTGGCCAACACTATTAAAGACACACGAGCAGGCctcttaaacataaaataatatacgaagttctttgtaaatataactcattttttttctgataatatttcctatattctgcgaacttatataataattattataaaccgaAAACCcgtgataaacaaaatatttttctggataATAAGACTATTCAAAATTAACTCGACTgggaaaataaagaaaaatatgagtTGATTTTAAGTCAATGTAGaggtaaattaaaagttaagttaattaaaacaccGAACtagaaagttaagttaataagttaaaattaacttaacttagaacataacttctaacttattaactcgtcAATGTCCAGCCTTGATCAAAGTGTTACAACcgattatcatttttaaataccaaatcatttatttttgtccCATAATGAACTTATCTGGCCACCGTGGCGTCCGAGTGtaacgaaattattaatatttattagtcagGACTTATATGTCTATATCGCTCATTTGCGAATATTAGCTTTggttacataggtacctacctgcctaGAAGTGGCTAGAAGTGACTGAAATTCTAACTAACTTCCCGCCCCTGATACGaggccacacaatatactatttttcaatattgtaaagtatatactcgaataaaagtatttaaatattttcaagtacTCAAAtgcctattttaaatacttactgaaagtatttgtatttaaaatcaaataataatttacaaatacttattctttttagttaatattttttctattttaatttttgatcacgtaaaataaaaacaaaaatctgggcaagtgggtaccacgatacattatacgtatcgtgttggtcactgtaatgaatattgtgttaaatttgatttcaaagacataaaatgatggtatatacgaaaaacgattttgagcgaagttggcctatattaggtattacaaatttcttttatgatattattgctatcaaagtcatttattttactattagtacctaaaacagtaggttgaattaatatttaatatatttcaaaagtttcaagtacctgaTCACGAGATTttgaaaataccaaaaaataactaaaaccgttattctctgtttaaaatttaaaatatctaatttcgtttaaatttgaacttgaaattttctgtgtaaaaaaactgtgttcatataatttttagattttttcgcttacaataaataaaatactttaaattttctatcTTTGGCTATAATAATtgagcatttaaaaatattaggttggtaggtattataatatcggtCGACTGACAAACCAAGCCGTCTCCGCTCAGGCCTCGggatcgtttttcgtatacaacgatattatatgattgaattcaaatttaatactatccattacagtgaccaacctgtaacatactgtacaacagagcggtATCCCAGTGACACAATTATCGGGAGTTGCAACAATTATGTTGCAATAATTCAAGGAGCCCCGAGATCTCATATATGATACAATGTATCTTCTATAATCcgtaatatacacataataataataacatattattacattattttaatataacaacaataattaataacaatgtcTTTACTCCTTTGAGTTTAGTGAATTCGAATTACGAGTACCTACCTGtgtaaaattagttatattatatagctttactaataattattaactatgacACGTGAGCAAACAATATCTGCTTTTAGAGTTATAATAAGGTGTTACaatttttcacttttattaCCAGGTTAGGGCCCTCATTATCAAGTTGAGCCACTAGGTAtccactttttataatttaatctattaaaaagtatatctAATAAAAGGTACACCGACAAGAACTACACGCCGGTAAGAAATTTCTCCACTAAAATATCACAAGaccaatataggtataagaaataatttcgCCAGCAAGATATCTCATGGGAAAAATAAAGTCAGTATATTATTGCATCTGTATTTTTCATATAACATTATCGAATTTGTATAatcttaaactataaattattatttttaacatgtgtttttagattataatttttttagtccatttttatttgagtaaattGTAGTTGAGTTggtcataatataatcatgaattatttcaactgtatatttttatttaattatttaatattatgtaggtatatcgtgaaatatattaaagacaataataatatattaataataatattaaaaaagctaagatactaacatattatgttgcaatcgaaacactccttctggtagaaatattgtatacaggataaaaaaaattatacactattgtaaaactactagattcctcgctccactcagaatctaaaatatatatctattggCTACTATGAATACAAGCGGATTCTGAACTTTTTTTTGGTCAAGTCACCTTAAGTTTAATGTATTACCTTAACAACTTATGTTGTGAGTAAatcaactttttaacttttaaattataatttaagtatataacgTAGAACATTGAAATACCATGTTTCGGAATATTTGGAAGAACAGTCAATATGTCatttattatctacctatatttacGTTGAgaattatacatattagtatcattataatttattattaatatacactaATATTATGAAGCTGAAGAGTTTGTTTGGATGAACGCGCTAATCTCAGCATAGTGGTTCTTATCACTACTGGgtcgaattaaaaaattatttttgtgttggaTTTAAACCTGACCTTGTAAATCGATCTTACTGACGTTCTAGAAAAATATCTTCACgatcattatataggtatattcaaagTTTTAAATACAATCTCGAAAATAGACCAATGAgtgatttaaaacttattatccATGCTGGTGTAAGACCTCACAATGGTCATCGATGTCGGTATAATGTGCCAATAATAGACGAAGTAGCTGTTCTTTTGATCGACGAGGATCAAGGTCCCTGAGATATTGTGTTGAATGTGAGAGATGGCCAACTTCAGCGAGTTTTTGAGCTTCACAGATCGTATTATCCACTTCAATATCCTTTACGGTTTCCGTATGAAAATGACGGATACTGTATAAATATTCTACAACATAATGGTGCTGCTAAATCTAAAACTGTATGCAATGTATGCAGTTTTACCAATTTAGACGCATGATGCGAATTGATGGCTTTAACTGCTCAGTTTATTTCAAAGGATTATTCAACCAATATAGTGTTGATATGGTGGCAAACATGATATCTTAGCGGCATGAATTCATCAAGAGGAATCAGAAATGTGTGCACGTGTTACATAAATGGGCCATCCaacccaaaaataatttttcaattcgaaCAAGTAGTTCCTGAGATTAGCGTGTTCGACCAAACAAACTCTTAAGCTTTATAATACtagtatagattatattattataatttataattaaattgccGCGATATTATTCCCACGTGGTATTTTAGTGGCGATATTGTGGTCACGTGATATTAGTTTACCGTTGATATTTTGTCGGCGATTcggaataaaatatactaacgcTTCATTATTAATGTTGACAATCATTCCGTCTGGCAACGTGTATCTCTGTTCCTTGTCCCTGCCAAAATTCGCCATTTCCTTTTCAAAGTCTACAGCGTTGTAGCAAAACGTTTCTTTTATGTGTTTAATCCTCCCACAGTCTTTCACCGTGGTCAAGCTATAACCTCGACCGTTAATCATTTGCTTGAGAAACTGAGTCAAGTGCCATCCGCCGACCGGTATATTTCGCATGGCGTGCGAAAGCGGAAATCCTTCGTAAATGGGAACGACTTGTGTGCTCTGGTATCCGGAATCGACCACCAGGCCAGTGGTCTTGCCGGCGCTATACAGAGCAAGTGTCGCCTTGTTCACCAACGACATCTTGGGCACGTTGAACACTTCGAACATGATCTATATTGGTAAAGCAATTAATCGAGAAGACGGCTATCGAAtactataagtacctaacacTCGAAAGTAtagagatttaaaattaaaattgaatggtataataacaaattattactaGGACCCGGGCGATGATGACATTTGAATCTTTCGATTGAGAGAAAAACTACGAGTTAATTATTCgtcatcattatatttttatattttccacaGATCTAAAAACAACCCACaactttataaattttaattttaattttaaaatcagtcGATAGTTTTATACGTATcaacatttctaaaatatttagatcattaacaaataacattttacaggtcatttttatagttttctcATAAACATCCGGAacctaattattactaattattagtctGCTATGATTTATCAAAATGAGCTGTGTACAATTTGTTAAAtgtctaaacataatatttattagtgttAACTTCCTCTGAGTagatatctataatctatatattatattaaaatatattgatttaaagtacaaaaaaaaaaaatgttttgtattaatatgttcTTTGAattctttttgaaatattagagAAATCATTTTATAGATTACtaacagtaattttatagtttCAATCGAGTATAGGGacctaattaaatatgaatagttATCCATAATACGAGTATCATCTTAGTGTACCACTGTACCTAAATACTTAATGTTGTTGTGTCTTATCtctgtttaatgttttaaatacaaatggtcttaggtaggtatacctagatgttttaatatgatattaacctCATAAAGTTTTTCACGCAACGGAATTGGATTGTGAACCGGCTCCGTGaataaaattgcataatttTCCGGCGGTATACACAGCTGTTCGTAGAACATATGAAACCAAACCTCCTCCATAGCATCCCAATCAGTAATGAGACAATTATGTATCGGAACATTGGTTTTCAAAATTCCCTTGTTGTCATTGCAAAACTGACCGCTATAAACGGGCCTCTGCGTAGATCCCAGCACGGcaagctaatattatataaacgtattatGTAGTAACCGATATAAGttgataaatatacaaataatcgaATGgttgcttaaaatattatttagaattatttttatgagtaaaatatttttaaaaaaatgtcacatTGCCACAGCatactccttaagtagtataaataaattgaagaattaaaaaaattgtctgatagtaggtaaatttaaaaaaatccaaaacgGAATTcgataaattcattattaaaggaaaacaattgtggtgagcatgcttggtgtatcactctgtatatatagtcaataattataataatgtttctaattaaaatattaaaactttataagaTTCTAGGCTGTATCTAATAGgaggtgaaaaaaaatcgaaattcatattacctattatgaaaccCAAAACACCAAAATTtaacaggtatattatttatagtatttttattcacaaaatcgtaattttttcattttaaatagtcTACTAATAAGTGTTTTAATacagtttttgttataatattatggaaacatatcaagctataatattttatgtaactgCTTTTacagtgtataaaataaatatttactaaaacatGATGTTATATCAATTGTAGGCTTAAGGCCTTAAGAGGGCTGtagcagatgaaaaaaagtgacttttagaccaataagctagacaaaactggaagaatttggtttgacagattttaattttgaaaacagtttatgattgatcaacaagtttactagggaatgatctaggcgattttgaatattttttttcagttgttaTATCCNNNNNNNNNNNNNNNNNNNNNNNNNNNNNNNNNNNNNNNNNNNNNNNNNNttgttgatcaatcataatcagttttcaaaattaaaatctgtcaaaccaaattctcccagttttgtctagcttattggtctaaaagtcactttttttcatcgACTGGGGAGCCCCCTCCAGCCctcttaaggtttattttatgatactgaatttaaatatattgaaaaacattataacaaacaaaattagtGTTTAgtttggtcaaatctacataagttttgatttttgacaaaacctgctgcagcccccttaataaagaattattattattattatttttatttacacttagTTTGTTACCTAATAAAACATTGCATtgcttaattttaattgttctaatatgatataaaacctgatatatgataaaaaacctGCTGCAGTCCCCTTAAGCTATAAGcgatacctattaaataataatttgtattgtcgTTAAAACAACTATTTGATGTCCATATTATGTGCACCGTGTATTCACTATTCACCAGATCCATCACCAGATGTCCAAAATACACAGAAGCTCGGACGTTTTTTTCCAGAAACACAACTTCTCTTAGTCTTGCTCTCAGCGAGGAAAATACTGaagctatttataaatttttccaTTACATACActtaaaccataaattataattatctgttattttcatatatgtttatattgttaaaattttaggCTAATAACCTAAGCTGCTGAAGccttatttactaattaaaaaaaaaataaaaataataatgactgaataataacaataattatattattatcatttatagttTTTCCCTCTTTCCTACTTACTATAAAAGCAATagcttaataataatgataataatattttcttcattatgaaaaaaaattctaataacagttttttttccatctaatatgtatataatatattattatattatacgtacattatcagtaatttttatataataataataatagtaataataataataataataataattaaagaacaagtaggtattaatatcatacattatataataggtatttaaattataaaataaaatacaaaatgaaataaagacgagatatttattatgtttttatatagaaCTATAGTgcctacctaattaatttttatgtatttcttataaCATTTgacataaaactatttaaagaattacaaaaaaatcaatattttttacaaagttGCCTGTGGACATTAAAATATCGGATGGAGAATTTCGCATAAAATTTGTAGCTGAATGTTTTGTGTGAAACAAATTTGGATTtgtgttaaaatttatatttcgaAGTAATTCTAGACAaccaatcatattatttaataatttaaataaaaaaaattaatttaatttgcataaATCGTTGCTATAGCTgtcgaatattaaaaaaaaacggataGGTTTCCCTGAAACCATTTGACACCTACTTTATTTTTCGCTGTAATTCGctatttcgttaatttttttttcggttttttggCCGGGataccattttataattatacaaggtaattttttaatcatgtttACCCCCATATTACCTCTTTAACAgtacatttattgaaattatgattTTCGGAAGTTGTTAAGTATGCctgaaaaccatattttaaaattcatcatattttgtactacttaatgAGTGTCTtatggcgatacaaacttctatttttcaaatgagaatacttctttttacttttaaatatctgCTGAATAAATTAAAGTgaaatggtggggggggggagattcttaagtatttgaaaaacagaagcttGTACTAACTGTCACATAATTTTTCTTAGGTGgcacaaaaaatctcaagtattcacaaataatatggtctttaaaatgtacttaaaaatgccaaaaataaGTAATTGAATGTTATATGCATAATCTAAGCACAAAAATAAGATGAGTAGATATGCTTAAAAAtaactctgtataatataatatattttcaatatcgaAATTGTATTGAATTGAGTAGGTATCACTTGAACATTTTGtaagtatatcaatattattttttgttgaatatttgaatTGTCGAATA from the Acyrthosiphon pisum isolate AL4f chromosome X, pea_aphid_22Mar2018_4r6ur, whole genome shotgun sequence genome contains:
- the LOC100165443 gene encoding actin-like, translating into MFEVFNVPKMSLVNKATLALYSAGKTTGLVVDSGYQSTQVVPIYEGFPLSHAMRNIPVGGWHLTQFLKQMINGRGYSLTTVKDCGRIKHIKETFCYNAVDFEKEMANFGRDKEQRYTLPDGMIVNINNEAIRCPEVLFDPSLITDAGVPAVGGVHSQIRASIGDCNVNLRHVMYDNILLAGGNTLFRGFPERLKAMIDGDSPNTEVGIDAPPERKYSTWIGGSALASSSYFNRVCIERADYDEQGSKIVQLRNIRNIQE